The proteins below come from a single Mycobacterium parmense genomic window:
- a CDS encoding MaoC/PaaZ C-terminal domain-containing protein, translated as MNQPSGLKNMLRAAAGALPLVSRSDTLPSRTVTVDELPIDQSNVAEYAAVTGLRYGNNVPLTYPFALSFPALMSLVTGFDFPFAAMGSVHTENRITQYRPIAVTDTVGLRVHAENLREHRKGLLVDLVTDINVGNDAAWHQVTTFLHQQRTSLSDEPKPPPQKQPKLPPPSTVLRISPATIRRYAAVGGDHNPIHTNPIAAKLFGFPTVIAHGMFSAAAILANIEARLPDAVEYSVRFGKPVVLPATTGLYIDEREDGWDLSLRNIAKGYPHLTGRIRSL; from the coding sequence ATGAACCAGCCGAGCGGTCTGAAGAACATGCTGCGCGCGGCGGCCGGGGCGCTGCCGCTGGTGTCCCGTTCGGACACCCTGCCCAGCCGCACGGTGACCGTCGACGAACTGCCCATCGACCAGTCGAACGTGGCCGAGTACGCGGCGGTCACCGGCCTGCGCTACGGCAACAACGTGCCGCTGACCTACCCGTTCGCGCTGAGCTTCCCCGCCCTCATGTCGCTGGTGACGGGCTTCGACTTCCCTTTCGCCGCAATGGGTTCCGTGCACACCGAGAATCGGATCACGCAGTACCGCCCCATCGCGGTCACCGACACCGTCGGGCTGCGCGTGCACGCCGAGAACCTGCGCGAGCACCGCAAGGGGTTGCTGGTGGACCTGGTGACCGACATCAACGTCGGCAACGACGCCGCCTGGCACCAGGTCACCACGTTCCTGCACCAGCAGCGCACCAGCTTGTCCGACGAGCCGAAGCCGCCGCCGCAGAAGCAGCCGAAGCTTCCGCCACCCAGCACGGTGCTGCGGATCAGCCCGGCCACCATCCGGCGCTACGCCGCCGTCGGGGGCGACCATAACCCCATCCACACCAATCCGATCGCGGCCAAGCTGTTCGGCTTTCCGACGGTGATCGCGCACGGGATGTTCAGCGCCGCGGCCATATTGGCCAACATCGAGGCGAGGCTCCCGGACGCGGTCGAGTATTCCGTCCGGTTCGGCAAGCCCGTGGTGCTGCCGGCCACGACGGGCCTCTACATCGACGAACGCGAGGACGGGTGGGACCTCTCGCTGCGCAACATCGCCAAGGGATACCCCCACCTGACGGGCCGCATCCGGTCCTTGTAA
- a CDS encoding DUF2613 domain-containing protein has product MNRIIAPAAASVVVGLLLGAAAIFGVTLMVQQDTKPPLPGGDPQSSVLNRVEYGNRS; this is encoded by the coding sequence ATGAACCGGATCATTGCGCCCGCCGCCGCGAGCGTGGTGGTTGGTCTGCTGCTGGGCGCCGCCGCGATCTTCGGGGTCACGTTGATGGTGCAACAGGACACCAAGCCGCCACTGCCCGGGGGTGATCCGCAGTCGTCGGTGCTCAACAGGGTCGAATACGGCAACCGTAGCTAG
- a CDS encoding TetR/AcrR family transcriptional regulator, which produces MAGGTKRLPRAVREQQMLDAAVQMFSVNGYHETSMDAIAAEAQISKPMLYLYYGSKEDLFGACLNREMGRFIDAVRADMDFGQSPNDMLRNTIVSYLRYIDANRASWIVMYTQATASQSFAHMVREGRERIIDLVAGLVRAGSRTPRSEREHEMMAVALVGAGEALATRLSTGDIDVDEAAGLMINLFWHGLRGAPEEREAAGATGALAARREPGGPSVAAG; this is translated from the coding sequence ATGGCAGGTGGTACCAAGCGGCTACCTCGTGCCGTCCGCGAGCAGCAGATGCTTGACGCGGCCGTGCAGATGTTCTCGGTCAACGGCTACCACGAGACCTCGATGGACGCGATCGCCGCCGAGGCGCAGATCTCCAAGCCGATGCTCTACCTGTACTACGGCTCCAAGGAGGACCTGTTCGGCGCCTGCCTGAACCGCGAGATGGGCCGGTTCATCGACGCGGTCCGCGCCGACATGGACTTCGGGCAGAGTCCCAACGACATGCTGCGCAACACCATCGTGTCCTATCTGCGCTACATCGACGCCAACCGAGCGTCGTGGATCGTGATGTACACCCAGGCCACCGCCTCGCAGTCGTTCGCCCACATGGTGCGTGAGGGCCGCGAGCGGATCATCGACCTGGTCGCCGGCCTGGTACGGGCCGGCAGCCGCACCCCCCGCTCGGAACGCGAGCACGAGATGATGGCCGTGGCGCTCGTGGGTGCGGGCGAGGCGCTGGCGACCCGCCTGTCCACCGGCGACATCGATGTCGACGAGGCGGCCGGGCTGATGATCAACCTGTTCTGGCACGGTCTGCGGGGCGCGCCGGAGGAACGCGAAGCCGCCGGAGCCACCGGGGCCTTAGCGGCGCGGCGCGAGCCGGGCGGCCCCAGCGTCGCCGCCGGCTAG
- a CDS encoding glycoside hydrolase family 3 N-terminal domain-containing protein, whose amino-acid sequence MPFPRTLAVLAASSALVVACGHHPARSAGPSASAGKPAAAPAPPVCGDPTAQLPIRDKLAQLLMVGVKNADDARDVVNDYHVGGIFIGSWTDLAIFKGPLAEIAGKAGPLPLAVSVDEEGGRVSRLRSLIGESPSPRQLAQTQSVAQVHDLAAERGKKMRDLGITVDFAPVVDVTDATDGVIGDRSFGGDPATVTAYAGAYAQGLRDAGLLPVLKHFPGHGHGSGDSHTGGVVTPPLSDLRNNDLVPYRTLVTAAPVAVMIGHLQVPGLTGDTPASLSPAAVQLLRQGTGYGGPPFGGPVFSDDLSSMAAISDRFGVSEAVLRTLQAGTDVALWVTTDEVPAVLDRLQQAVAAGDLPTQRVDESLARVASMKGRSPACGH is encoded by the coding sequence ATGCCTTTCCCGCGCACCTTGGCCGTGCTCGCAGCCTCGTCGGCGCTGGTTGTGGCCTGTGGCCACCACCCCGCCCGGTCGGCGGGCCCGTCCGCCTCGGCCGGCAAGCCGGCGGCCGCCCCCGCGCCGCCGGTGTGCGGCGATCCCACCGCGCAGCTGCCCATCCGGGACAAGCTCGCCCAACTGCTGATGGTGGGGGTCAAGAACGCCGACGACGCGCGGGACGTCGTGAACGACTACCACGTCGGCGGCATCTTCATCGGCAGCTGGACGGACCTGGCGATCTTCAAGGGCCCGCTGGCCGAGATCGCCGGCAAAGCCGGGCCCCTGCCGCTTGCGGTGAGTGTCGACGAGGAGGGCGGCCGGGTTTCGCGTCTTCGGTCGCTGATCGGGGAGTCGCCGTCGCCGCGGCAGCTGGCGCAGACCCAGAGCGTGGCCCAGGTGCACGACCTGGCGGCCGAGCGCGGCAAGAAGATGCGCGACCTGGGAATCACCGTCGACTTCGCTCCGGTCGTCGACGTCACCGACGCCACCGACGGGGTCATCGGCGACCGGTCGTTCGGCGGCGACCCCGCGACCGTCACGGCCTACGCGGGGGCCTACGCCCAAGGTCTGCGCGACGCCGGCCTGTTGCCGGTGCTCAAACACTTCCCCGGCCACGGGCACGGCTCGGGTGACTCGCACACCGGTGGTGTCGTCACGCCGCCGCTGAGCGATCTGCGGAACAACGACCTGGTGCCCTACCGGACGCTGGTCACCGCGGCCCCCGTCGCGGTGATGATCGGTCACCTGCAGGTCCCGGGGCTCACCGGCGACACGCCGGCCAGCCTGAGCCCCGCGGCGGTGCAGTTGCTGCGCCAGGGCACCGGCTACGGGGGCCCGCCGTTCGGCGGGCCGGTGTTCAGCGACGACCTGTCCAGCATGGCGGCGATCTCGGACCGCTTCGGGGTCTCGGAGGCGGTGCTGCGCACCTTGCAGGCCGGGACCGACGTCGCGCTGTGGGTGACCACCGACGAGGTGCCGGCGGTTCTGGACCGGCTGCAGCAGGCCGTCGCGGCGGGCGATCTGCCGACGCAGCGGGTCGACGAGTCGCTGGCGCGGGTGGCGTCGATGAAGGGCCGTAGCCCGGCCTGCGGCCACTGA
- a CDS encoding acetyl-CoA C-acetyltransferase, with product MAPASSEATKQKSSQPRRRVAVLGGNRIPFARSDGAYAEASNQDMFTAALGGLVDRFGLGGQRLGVVVGGAVLKHSRDFNLMRECVLGSELSSYTPAFDIQQACGTGLQAAIAAADGIAAGRYDVAAAGGVDTTSDPPIGLGDNLRRTLLKLRRSKSNLQRLKLVGTLPASLGIEIPANSEPRTGLSMGEHAAITAKQMGIKRVDQDELAVASHRNMAAAYDRGFFDDLVTPFLGLYRDDNLRPNASTEKLASLRPVFGVKAGDATMTAGNSTPLTDGASVALLATEEWASGHSLTPLAYLVDSETAAVDYVNGRDGLLMAPTYAVPRLLARNGLSLQDFDFYEIHEAFASVVLAHLQAWESEEYCKERLGLDAALGSIDRSKLNVNGSSLAAGHPFAATGGRILAQAAKQLAEKKAERKGAQAGGPLRALISICAAGGQGVAAILEA from the coding sequence GTGGCCCCTGCAAGTTCTGAGGCAACCAAGCAGAAGAGTTCGCAGCCGCGGCGCCGCGTGGCGGTGCTGGGCGGCAACCGCATCCCGTTCGCCCGCTCCGACGGAGCGTATGCCGAGGCGTCTAACCAGGACATGTTCACCGCGGCCCTGGGCGGGCTGGTGGACCGCTTCGGGCTCGGCGGCCAGCGCCTGGGCGTTGTCGTCGGTGGGGCCGTGCTAAAGCACAGCCGCGACTTCAATTTGATGCGCGAATGCGTGCTGGGTTCGGAGTTGTCCTCGTACACGCCGGCGTTCGACATCCAGCAGGCCTGCGGTACGGGCCTGCAGGCGGCGATCGCCGCGGCGGACGGCATCGCGGCCGGCCGCTACGACGTGGCCGCCGCCGGTGGGGTCGACACCACCTCCGACCCGCCGATCGGCTTGGGTGACAACCTGCGCCGCACCCTGCTCAAGTTGCGCCGCTCGAAGTCCAACCTGCAGCGACTCAAGCTCGTGGGCACGTTGCCGGCCTCGCTGGGCATCGAGATTCCGGCCAACAGCGAGCCGCGCACGGGGCTGTCGATGGGCGAGCACGCCGCCATCACCGCCAAGCAGATGGGCATCAAGCGTGTCGATCAGGACGAGCTGGCCGTCGCCAGCCACCGGAACATGGCCGCCGCCTACGATCGGGGCTTCTTCGATGACCTCGTCACCCCGTTTCTGGGGCTCTACCGCGACGACAACCTGCGGCCCAATGCCAGTACCGAGAAGCTGGCGTCGCTGCGCCCGGTGTTCGGCGTGAAGGCCGGCGACGCGACGATGACGGCCGGCAACTCCACACCGCTGACCGACGGCGCCTCGGTAGCGCTGCTGGCCACCGAGGAATGGGCGTCCGGCCACTCGCTGACCCCGCTGGCCTACCTGGTCGATTCGGAGACCGCCGCCGTCGACTACGTCAACGGGCGCGACGGGCTGTTGATGGCGCCGACCTACGCGGTGCCTCGGCTGCTGGCCCGCAACGGCCTGAGCCTGCAGGACTTCGATTTCTACGAAATCCACGAGGCGTTCGCGTCGGTGGTGCTCGCGCACCTGCAGGCCTGGGAGTCCGAGGAGTACTGCAAGGAGCGGTTGGGCCTGGACGCCGCGCTGGGCTCGATCGACCGGTCCAAGCTCAACGTGAACGGCTCGTCATTGGCCGCCGGCCACCCCTTCGCCGCCACCGGCGGGCGAATCCTCGCGCAGGCGGCCAAGCAGCTGGCCGAGAAGAAGGCGGAGCGTAAGGGCGCCCAGGCAGGCGGCCCCCTGCGGGCGCTGATCTCGATCTGCGCCGCGGGCGGCCAGGGTGTCGCCGCAATCCTGGAGGCGTGA
- a CDS encoding 3-oxoacyl-ACP reductase, translating to MAPKLSSDLLTQVVNSGPGSFLAKQLGVPQPETLRRYRAGDPPLAGSLLIGGEGRVVEPLRAALDSDYDLVGNNLGGRWADKFGGLVFDATGITEPGGLKALYEFFTPLLRNLGHSARVAVIGTTPDAAAGPHERIAQRALEGFTRSLGKELRNGATVSLVYLSPQAKPAATGLESTMRFILSAKSAYVDGQVFYIGEADSTPPADWDRPLDGKVAIVTGAARGIGATIAEVFARDGARVVAIDVESAAEALAETASRVGGTALWLDVTADDAVDKITEHLREHHGGRADILVNNAGITRDKLLANMDEGRWDAVLAVNLLAPLRLTEGLIGNGSIGEGGRVIGLSSMAGIAGNRGQTNYATTKAGMIGLTQALAPELYDKGITINAVAPGFIETQMTAAIPLATREVGRRMNSLFQGGQPVDVAETIAYFASPASNAVTGNVIRVCGQAMLGA from the coding sequence GTGGCTCCCAAGCTATCGTCCGATCTGCTCACGCAGGTCGTCAACTCCGGTCCGGGATCGTTTCTGGCCAAGCAACTCGGTGTTCCACAACCCGAGACCCTCCGCCGCTACCGGGCGGGAGATCCGCCCCTGGCCGGATCGCTGCTGATCGGCGGGGAAGGCAGGGTCGTCGAACCGCTGCGCGCGGCGCTGGACTCCGACTACGACCTGGTGGGCAACAACCTCGGCGGTCGCTGGGCCGACAAGTTCGGCGGGCTGGTCTTCGACGCCACCGGCATCACCGAACCGGGCGGACTCAAGGCGCTCTACGAGTTCTTCACGCCCCTGCTGCGCAACCTGGGCCACAGCGCGCGCGTCGCGGTGATCGGCACGACGCCCGACGCCGCCGCCGGTCCGCACGAGCGAATTGCGCAACGCGCGCTCGAAGGATTCACCCGGTCGCTGGGCAAGGAACTGCGCAATGGCGCCACGGTATCGCTGGTGTACCTGTCGCCGCAGGCCAAGCCGGCCGCGACGGGCCTGGAATCGACCATGCGGTTCATCCTGTCGGCGAAGTCCGCGTACGTCGACGGCCAGGTGTTCTACATCGGCGAGGCCGACTCCACTCCCCCCGCTGACTGGGACCGCCCGCTGGACGGCAAGGTGGCGATCGTGACGGGCGCGGCCCGCGGCATCGGCGCGACCATCGCCGAGGTGTTCGCGCGTGACGGCGCCCGTGTCGTCGCGATCGACGTCGAATCGGCCGCCGAAGCCCTGGCCGAGACGGCCAGCCGCGTCGGGGGCACCGCGCTCTGGCTCGACGTCACCGCCGACGACGCCGTCGACAAGATCACCGAGCACCTGCGCGAACACCACGGCGGGCGCGCCGACATCCTGGTCAACAACGCCGGGATCACCCGCGACAAGCTGCTGGCCAACATGGACGAGGGTCGCTGGGACGCCGTGCTCGCCGTCAATCTCCTTGCCCCACTGCGCCTCACGGAGGGACTGATCGGCAATGGCAGCATCGGCGAGGGGGGCCGGGTGATCGGCCTCTCGTCGATGGCGGGGATCGCCGGCAACCGCGGCCAGACCAACTACGCCACCACCAAGGCCGGCATGATCGGCCTCACCCAGGCGCTCGCACCGGAACTGTACGACAAGGGCATCACGATCAACGCCGTGGCACCGGGGTTCATCGAAACCCAGATGACGGCCGCCATCCCATTGGCCACCCGGGAGGTGGGCCGCCGGATGAACTCGCTCTTCCAGGGCGGGCAGCCGGTCGATGTCGCGGAAACCATCGCCTACTTCGCCAGCCCGGCGTCGAACGCGGTGACGGGCAACGTCATTCGCGTGTGCGGCCAGGCCATGCTGGGCGCGTGA
- a CDS encoding DUF2613 domain-containing protein, whose product MAGIGLAAAASVVAGLSIGAALTVGATLAAADQRSAPAQRPNAPSSPLQVQYGDRCFHGHCLPCDSVEGCLDKLADER is encoded by the coding sequence ATGGCGGGAATCGGGCTGGCCGCCGCGGCCAGCGTCGTGGCGGGCCTGTCGATCGGTGCCGCGCTGACCGTCGGCGCGACGCTGGCGGCCGCCGACCAGCGTTCCGCGCCGGCACAACGACCGAACGCCCCGTCGTCGCCCCTGCAGGTGCAGTACGGCGACCGGTGCTTCCACGGTCACTGCCTGCCCTGCGACAGCGTCGAGGGCTGTCTGGACAAGCTGGCGGATGAGCGCTAG